Below is a window of Hyalangium ruber DNA.
GTGGGAGCACCGCTCTTAGGTGCCGCCTGGGCAGGGGTGTACTTCGGAAGCCAGCTGCTCTCGGGAGCGCCCCGGCTCGCGGTCCGGTGGCTCTGCGGCGTGGTGTTCATGTACGTGGCGGTCGAGGTAACGGTGTCGGCGGTCATCCTCGTCTACGGCCTACTGGGCATCGACCCACGCCCGCTCCACGATGACCCCATCCTCTCGAAAAGCATTGGGGAGTTCTGGAACCGGCGCTGGAACCGGGCGGTGCACCGCTTCCTGAAGCAGAACGTCTTCGCGCCCGTGGCCCGCCTCGGGCATGCCGAGTGGGGCATGGTGCTGGCCTTCCTGCTGAGCGCCTTCATCCACTTCTACTTCATGTGGCCGGCGGTGGGCGCGTTCTGGGCGGGGATGATGGCCCTGTTCTTCCTGCTCCAGCTTCCGCTCCTGTGGCTCGAGCGTGTCCTGGGGGTGACCCGCTGGCCGGCGCCGGTGGCCCGGGCGTGGACGCTCACGCTGCTGGTGCTGTTGTCGCCGTTGTTCGTGGAACCGGTCCTTCGGATTGTGGATACCTGGGGGTGACCTGGGCCAGCATGCGCCCACGTTCCCGCCCGAGCGGGAGAAAGGACCCGCTGTGAACACCCTGAAGGGGAAGACCCTGTTCATCACCGGCGCGAGCCGAGGTATCGGCCTGGCCATCGCCCTGCGCGCGGCGCGAGACGGCGCCAACGTCGTCATCGCCGCCAAGACCTCCGAGCCGCACCCGAAGCTGCCCGGCACCATCTACACCGCCGCCGAGGAGGTCGAACGAGCAGGAGGCAAGGCGCTGCCGCTGATGGTGGACATCCGCTTCGATGAGCAGCTGCGCGATGGGGTGAAGCAGGCGGTGGACCGCTTCGGCGGCATCGACATCCTGGTGAACAACGCCAGCGCCATCAGCCTGACGGGCACGCTGGAGACGCCGATGAAGAAGTTCGACCTGATGTTCGGGGTCAACGTGCGGGGCACCTACGCCACCACGCAGGCGTGCCTGCCGGCGCTGCTGGAGGCGAAAAACCCGCATGTGCTCACGCTCTCGCCGCCGCTGAACATGAAGCCGAAGTGGTTCCAGAACCACGTGGCCTACACGATGGCGAAGTACGGCATGAGCATGTGCGTGCTCGGGATGG
It encodes the following:
- a CDS encoding SDR family oxidoreductase, whose protein sequence is MNTLKGKTLFITGASRGIGLAIALRAARDGANVVIAAKTSEPHPKLPGTIYTAAEEVERAGGKALPLMVDIRFDEQLRDGVKQAVDRFGGIDILVNNASAISLTGTLETPMKKFDLMFGVNVRGTYATTQACLPALLEAKNPHVLTLSPPLNMKPKWFQNHVAYTMAKYGMSMCVLGMAEEFREQGVAFNALWPRTTIATAAINMIGGDEMMQASRTPEIMSDAAHAILTRESRTCTGNFFIDEELLRETGVTDFDKYAVKPGVKPLPDFFLD
- a CDS encoding MBOAT family protein; amino-acid sequence: MLLPGILLGLLYLTALLAALLATGSPWRRCAAVLVVATSLPLAFFVPAEYPTFTAFLALGCLWFTARVVELARERGSVPALYRLWHAVGMVDTRRARRRVPKVDRSALARMAVGAPLLGAAWAGVYFGSQLLSGAPRLAVRWLCGVVFMYVAVEVTVSAVILVYGLLGIDPRPLHDDPILSKSIGEFWNRRWNRAVHRFLKQNVFAPVARLGHAEWGMVLAFLLSAFIHFYFMWPAVGAFWAGMMALFFLLQLPLLWLERVLGVTRWPAPVARAWTLTLLVLLSPLFVEPVLRIVDTWG